Proteins found in one Oncorhynchus tshawytscha isolate Ot180627B linkage group LG25, Otsh_v2.0, whole genome shotgun sequence genomic segment:
- the zgc:163057 gene encoding hemoglobin subunit alpha-D-like, producing MLTDHEKELIAKIWDKMIPVASEIGAECLLRMMTTFPGTKTYFAHLDIRPRSPHLRSHGKKIVLAIAECSKDISSMMVTLAPLQTLHAYKLRIDPCNFKLLCHCILVTLAAHMGDEFDPVAHAAMDKYLSAFAAVLAEKYR from the exons ATGCTCACAGACCACGAAAAGGAGCTGATCGCAAAAATTTGGGACAAAATGATTCCCGTAGCTTCCGAAATCGGAGCTGAATGTCTTCTAAG GATGATGACGACTTTTCCCGGGACGAAAACATACTTCGCCCACCTGGACATCAGACCCCGGTCCCCACACCTGCGTTCCCATGGGAAGAAGATAGTTCTCGCGATAGCTGAGTGTTCCAAAGACATCAGCTCGATGATGGTCACCCTGGCACCGCTCCAAACACTGCATGCCTACAAACTGAGAATAGACCCCTGCAACTTCAAG CTTCTTTGTCACTGTATCCTCGTGACTTTGGCCGCTCACATGGGTGATGAGTTCGATCCTGTCGCGCACGCAGCCATGGACAAGTACCTCTCGGCCTTCGCAGCCGTCCTTGCAGAGAAATACAGATAA